From the Gammaproteobacteria bacterium genome, one window contains:
- the ccoS gene encoding cbb3-type cytochrome oxidase assembly protein CcoS, whose product MSILYLLIPIGIVLMVIALVFFAWTVKSGQYDDLEGVSHRILMDDDDPRIPQRNKQDSLQDKD is encoded by the coding sequence ATGAGTATTCTTTATTTGCTGATTCCCATCGGGATCGTACTGATGGTCATCGCGCTGGTGTTTTTCGCCTGGACGGTGAAGAGCGGCCAGTACGACGACCTGGAGGGGGTCTCCCACCGGATTCTGATGGACGACGACGACCCGCGCATTCCCCAGCGGAACAAGCAGGATTCCTTGCAGGACAAGGACTGA